In the Gossypium raimondii isolate GPD5lz chromosome 9, ASM2569854v1, whole genome shotgun sequence genome, one interval contains:
- the LOC105798205 gene encoding wall-associated receptor kinase-like 8 isoform X1: protein MGFQLALYFILLLLFLFLLCPISQAAESREPACGKEVCGNITIPSPFGIHSSCYTHSWFRVTCKSTRNGEKPFINVYGINLEVLDSIFSDAIIISNPVTYFNCDRISEASVSVNLSGTPFFFSSDRNYFGSVGCGNLATVLSNEADSLGGCVQPRCDDGASESGCFTVITENFTSYTVNMTAMYPDSNKCASAFFFTDYSFRSAYPLPTGINIGTKHVPAMLSWNSTYCGDGGCGRPGLGPINFNTSKVESCGNVTFHYPFSMKAQDDSNNWFQVICSKTANGKEVPSLNINGTNLQILDFSFLRGTVEVNHPVTYFNCQKNHHNGMSLNLTGTRFYYSDLDNLFWSSGCGNLVTIFGNETDNLIGGCLQPSCRINKKTSSIVGCPLTIPKGLSSFFANMSDMVDSSDYRRKRSCGFASLISYNSYFTDDFDLSNRTYVPMQLQWGTLISGECYLNDSLDTSCTFDGEYCWSRLNSNYLCSCKRDNGYISYSRACKDGKCENYNYCSMLCLNTPTNYCWSDSCPPHYEYNSTGFRCERKIKTQNTHNLKSIIVGCSTSVGTLFLLLATWSMYKVLKRKQKILLKQKYFKRNGGLLLQQHLSSNEGNVEKIKLFTSKEMEKATDYYNENRVLGQGGQGTVYKGMLIDGSIVAIKKSKMVEGKKFDEKKAEQFINEVIILSQINHRNVVKLLGCCLEAEVPLLVYEFIPNGTLYDLIHNQNEKLPLTWEMRLRIAIEIANALFYLHSAASAPIYHRDIKSSNILLDGKYRAKVSDFGTSRSVALEQTHLTTRVQGTFGYMDPEYFRSSQFTEKSDVYSFGVVLIELLTGQKPISAEQSEPVRSLVSYFLDSMQENSLFNILDPMVVKDGPEQEIIVVALLAKRCLNLNGKKRPTMKQVALELELIKASGGNVIEDHGDEESEIDDIIHSWETNPSCSLSRTVTTNSETFPLNSSF from the exons ATGGGTTTTCAGTTAGCGCTTTACTTCATCCTCCTactcctcttcctcttcctgTTATGCCCAATTTCACAAGCAGCAGAATCTCGAGAACCTGCCTGTGGTAAAGAAGTATGTGGGAATATTACAATTCCATCCCCTTTTGGAATCCATAGCAGCTGCTATACTCATTCTTGGTTTAGAGTAACTTGCAAATCGACCCGTAATGGGGAAAAGCCATTCATAAACGTATATGGCATCAATCTGGAGGTACTTGATTCCATATTTTCAGACGCCATTATCATCAGTAATCCAGttacttattttaattgtgATCGTATAAGCGAGGCTAGTGTGAGTGTGAATCTCTCAGGCACTCCCTTTTTCTTCTCAAGTGACAGAAATTATTTCGGGTCAGTAGGTTGCGGAAATTTGGCTACTGTTTTAAGTAACGAAGCTGATTCACTTGGCGGCTGCGTTCAACCAAGGTGTGACGATGGTGCTTCTGAATCTGGCTGCTTTACTGTAATTACGGAAAATTTCACTTCCTATACTGTAAACATGACAGCCATGTATCCGGACAGCAACAAATGCGCATCTGCTTTCTTCTTTACCGACTACTCTTTCCGTAGTGCTTACCCATTACCCACTGGCATCAATATTGGAACAAAGCATGTTCCCGCCATGCTCAGCTGGAATTCCACCTATTGCGGTGACGGAG GATGCGGAAGACCAGGACTAGGACCTATCAACTTCAACACCTCTAAGGTAGAGTCCTGTGGGAATGTTACTTTTCACTACCCTTTTAGCATGAAGGCCCAAGATGATTCCAATAACTGGTTTCAAGTAATTTGCAGCAAAACTGCCAATGGGAAAGAAGTGCCTTCATTGAATATAAATGGCACGAATCTACAAATACTAGACTTCAGTTTTTTGCGTGGCACTGTCGAGGTTAACCATCCAGTAACTTACTTCAATTGTCAAAAAAACCATCACAATGGGATGAGTCTCAACCTAACAGGCACCCGCTTTTACTACTCAGATTTAGACAACCTCTTCTGGTCTTCAGGTTGTGGTAATTTGGTTACTATTTTCGGCAACGAAACAGATAATCTTATAGGCGGATGTTTGCAACCAAGTTGTAGGATTAATAAGAAGACTTCCTCTATTGTTGGTTGTCCTCTTACTATTCCTAAGGGTCTCAGTTCATTCTTTGCAAACATGAGTGATATGGTTGATTCAAGTGATTATAGGAGGAAAAGGTCATGCGGATTTGCTTCCTTGATTTCTTATAACTCTTATTTCACTGATGATTTTGATCTAAGTAATAGGACGTATGTCCCAATGCAACTGCAATGGGGCACACTAATATCTGGAGAGTGCTATTTGAACGATAGTTTGGACACTTCTTGTACATTCGATGGTGAATATTGTTGGTCGAGGTTGAACTCTAACTATCTATGTTCGTGCAAGAGGGATAACGGTTATATCAGTTATTCAAGAGCATGCAAAG ATGGGAAATGTGAGAATTATAACTATTGCAGCATGCTTTGCTTGAATACCCCTACCAACTATTGCTGGTCAGACTCTTGTCCTCCTCATTATGAATACAATAGTACGGGATTTCGTTGCGAgcgtaaaataaaaactcaaaacaCTCATAATTTGAAAAGCATTATTGTAG GTTGCAGCACTAGTGTTGGGACACTATTTCTACTACTCGCAACATGGAGTATGTACAAAGTcctcaaaagaaaacaaaaaatcttGCTGAAGCAGAAATACTTCAAAAGGAATGGAGGTTTGTTACTGCAACAACATTTGTCTAGCAATGAAGGTaatgttgaaaaaattaaattgtttactTCAAAAGAGATGGAAAAGGCGACGGATTATTATAATGAGAACCGAGTTCTTGGTCAAGGGGGTCAAGGGACTGTTTATAAAGGAATGCTAATAGATGGAAGCATTGTGGCTATTAAGAAATCCAAAATGGTGGAAGGaaagaaatttgatgaaaagaagGCTGAACAGTTCATTAACGAGGTGATCATTTTATCTCAAATTAATCACAGGAATGTGGTTAAGCTTTTAGGGTGTTGTTTAGAAGCTGAAGTTCCTTTATTGGTGTATGAGTTCATCCCAAATGGTACATTATACGATCTCATTcataaccaaaatgaaaaattaccattgaCATGGGAAATGCGTTTACGAATTGCGATTGAAATTGCCAATGCCTTGTTCTATTTGCATTCAGCTGCTTCTGCTCCTATTTATCATCGAGACATCAAATCTAGTAACATACTTTTGGATGGTAAATATAGGGCAAAAGTATCAGATTTTGGAACTTCAAGATCAGTTGCACTTGAACAAACACACCTAACCACTCGGGTGCAAGGAACTTTTGGATACATGGATCCCGAATATTTTCGATCAAGTCAATTTACAGAGAAGAGTGATGTTTACAGCTTTGGAGTTGTTCTTATTGAGCTTTTAACAGGACAAAAACCCATCTCCGCAGAACAATCAGAGCCAGTGAGAAGCTTGGTATCTTATTTTTTGGATTCAATGCAAGAGAATTCCTTATTTAACATTCTCGATCCAATGGTAGTAAAGGATGGTCCAGAACAGGAGATTATAGTAGTGGCTCTGCTAGCAAAAAGATGCTTGAATCTTAATGGAAAGAAAAGACCCACCATGAAACAAGTAGCACTGGAGCTGGAGTTGATTAAAGCTTCAGGTGGGAATGTTATTGAAGACCATGGTGATGAAGAATCTGAAATAGATGACATAATCCATTCATGGGAGACCAATCCTAGTTGTTCATTGTCTAGGACAGTTACAACCAACAGTGAAACTTTTCCATTAAATTCATCTTTCTAG
- the LOC105798205 gene encoding wall-associated receptor kinase-like 22 isoform X2: protein MGFQLALYFILLLLFLFLLCPISQAAESREPACGKEVCGNITIPSPFGIHSSCYTHSWFRVTCKSTRNGEKPFINVYGINLEVLDSIFSDAIIISNPVTYFNCDRISEASVSVNLSGTPFFFSSDRNYFGSVGCGNLATVLSNEADSLGGCVQPRCDDGASESGCFTVITENFTSYTVNMTAMYPDSNKCASAFFFTDYSFRSAYPLPTGINIGTKHVPAMLSWNSTYCGDGGCGRPGLGPINFNTSKVESCGNVTFHYPFSMKAQDDSNNWFQVICSKTANGKEVPSLNINGTNLQILDFSFLRGTVEVNHPVTYFNCQKNHHNGMSLNLTGTRFYYSDLDNLFWSSGCGNLVTIFGNETDNLIGGCLQPSCRINKKTSSIVGCPLTIPKGLSSFFANMSDMVDSSDYRRKRSCGFASLISYNSYFTDDFDLSNRTYVPMQLQWGTLISGECYLNDSLDTSCTFDGEYCWSRLNSNYLCSCKRDNGYISYSRACKGCSTSVGTLFLLLATWSMYKVLKRKQKILLKQKYFKRNGGLLLQQHLSSNEGNVEKIKLFTSKEMEKATDYYNENRVLGQGGQGTVYKGMLIDGSIVAIKKSKMVEGKKFDEKKAEQFINEVIILSQINHRNVVKLLGCCLEAEVPLLVYEFIPNGTLYDLIHNQNEKLPLTWEMRLRIAIEIANALFYLHSAASAPIYHRDIKSSNILLDGKYRAKVSDFGTSRSVALEQTHLTTRVQGTFGYMDPEYFRSSQFTEKSDVYSFGVVLIELLTGQKPISAEQSEPVRSLVSYFLDSMQENSLFNILDPMVVKDGPEQEIIVVALLAKRCLNLNGKKRPTMKQVALELELIKASGGNVIEDHGDEESEIDDIIHSWETNPSCSLSRTVTTNSETFPLNSSF, encoded by the exons ATGGGTTTTCAGTTAGCGCTTTACTTCATCCTCCTactcctcttcctcttcctgTTATGCCCAATTTCACAAGCAGCAGAATCTCGAGAACCTGCCTGTGGTAAAGAAGTATGTGGGAATATTACAATTCCATCCCCTTTTGGAATCCATAGCAGCTGCTATACTCATTCTTGGTTTAGAGTAACTTGCAAATCGACCCGTAATGGGGAAAAGCCATTCATAAACGTATATGGCATCAATCTGGAGGTACTTGATTCCATATTTTCAGACGCCATTATCATCAGTAATCCAGttacttattttaattgtgATCGTATAAGCGAGGCTAGTGTGAGTGTGAATCTCTCAGGCACTCCCTTTTTCTTCTCAAGTGACAGAAATTATTTCGGGTCAGTAGGTTGCGGAAATTTGGCTACTGTTTTAAGTAACGAAGCTGATTCACTTGGCGGCTGCGTTCAACCAAGGTGTGACGATGGTGCTTCTGAATCTGGCTGCTTTACTGTAATTACGGAAAATTTCACTTCCTATACTGTAAACATGACAGCCATGTATCCGGACAGCAACAAATGCGCATCTGCTTTCTTCTTTACCGACTACTCTTTCCGTAGTGCTTACCCATTACCCACTGGCATCAATATTGGAACAAAGCATGTTCCCGCCATGCTCAGCTGGAATTCCACCTATTGCGGTGACGGAG GATGCGGAAGACCAGGACTAGGACCTATCAACTTCAACACCTCTAAGGTAGAGTCCTGTGGGAATGTTACTTTTCACTACCCTTTTAGCATGAAGGCCCAAGATGATTCCAATAACTGGTTTCAAGTAATTTGCAGCAAAACTGCCAATGGGAAAGAAGTGCCTTCATTGAATATAAATGGCACGAATCTACAAATACTAGACTTCAGTTTTTTGCGTGGCACTGTCGAGGTTAACCATCCAGTAACTTACTTCAATTGTCAAAAAAACCATCACAATGGGATGAGTCTCAACCTAACAGGCACCCGCTTTTACTACTCAGATTTAGACAACCTCTTCTGGTCTTCAGGTTGTGGTAATTTGGTTACTATTTTCGGCAACGAAACAGATAATCTTATAGGCGGATGTTTGCAACCAAGTTGTAGGATTAATAAGAAGACTTCCTCTATTGTTGGTTGTCCTCTTACTATTCCTAAGGGTCTCAGTTCATTCTTTGCAAACATGAGTGATATGGTTGATTCAAGTGATTATAGGAGGAAAAGGTCATGCGGATTTGCTTCCTTGATTTCTTATAACTCTTATTTCACTGATGATTTTGATCTAAGTAATAGGACGTATGTCCCAATGCAACTGCAATGGGGCACACTAATATCTGGAGAGTGCTATTTGAACGATAGTTTGGACACTTCTTGTACATTCGATGGTGAATATTGTTGGTCGAGGTTGAACTCTAACTATCTATGTTCGTGCAAGAGGGATAACGGTTATATCAGTTATTCAAGAGCATGCAAAG GTTGCAGCACTAGTGTTGGGACACTATTTCTACTACTCGCAACATGGAGTATGTACAAAGTcctcaaaagaaaacaaaaaatcttGCTGAAGCAGAAATACTTCAAAAGGAATGGAGGTTTGTTACTGCAACAACATTTGTCTAGCAATGAAGGTaatgttgaaaaaattaaattgtttactTCAAAAGAGATGGAAAAGGCGACGGATTATTATAATGAGAACCGAGTTCTTGGTCAAGGGGGTCAAGGGACTGTTTATAAAGGAATGCTAATAGATGGAAGCATTGTGGCTATTAAGAAATCCAAAATGGTGGAAGGaaagaaatttgatgaaaagaagGCTGAACAGTTCATTAACGAGGTGATCATTTTATCTCAAATTAATCACAGGAATGTGGTTAAGCTTTTAGGGTGTTGTTTAGAAGCTGAAGTTCCTTTATTGGTGTATGAGTTCATCCCAAATGGTACATTATACGATCTCATTcataaccaaaatgaaaaattaccattgaCATGGGAAATGCGTTTACGAATTGCGATTGAAATTGCCAATGCCTTGTTCTATTTGCATTCAGCTGCTTCTGCTCCTATTTATCATCGAGACATCAAATCTAGTAACATACTTTTGGATGGTAAATATAGGGCAAAAGTATCAGATTTTGGAACTTCAAGATCAGTTGCACTTGAACAAACACACCTAACCACTCGGGTGCAAGGAACTTTTGGATACATGGATCCCGAATATTTTCGATCAAGTCAATTTACAGAGAAGAGTGATGTTTACAGCTTTGGAGTTGTTCTTATTGAGCTTTTAACAGGACAAAAACCCATCTCCGCAGAACAATCAGAGCCAGTGAGAAGCTTGGTATCTTATTTTTTGGATTCAATGCAAGAGAATTCCTTATTTAACATTCTCGATCCAATGGTAGTAAAGGATGGTCCAGAACAGGAGATTATAGTAGTGGCTCTGCTAGCAAAAAGATGCTTGAATCTTAATGGAAAGAAAAGACCCACCATGAAACAAGTAGCACTGGAGCTGGAGTTGATTAAAGCTTCAGGTGGGAATGTTATTGAAGACCATGGTGATGAAGAATCTGAAATAGATGACATAATCCATTCATGGGAGACCAATCCTAGTTGTTCATTGTCTAGGACAGTTACAACCAACAGTGAAACTTTTCCATTAAATTCATCTTTCTAG